ACCCCTCCCCATGCTTCGGCCGTCGATAAAACGCGCAGAAGCCGCAATCGGCTACACACACGTTCGTATAGTTGATGTTCCGATCGACGATGTACGTCACGACGCCAAGCGGATGCTTCTGCTCGCGAATGCGATCGGCTTCGAGGCCCAGTTCGAGCAGCGGCGCGTTGGTGTAGAAATCGAGAAGATCACGCATGACGGTCACGAGTATGGAGCGGGAATGCGGTCAGGCAGCGGGCAGGAATGCCAACGTCCCATCAGGAACACGACCCGCCAATACGAGCCGACGGAAGAACTCGGTGAGTCCCGCGAGGTGCGGATACGACAAACGGTAATCGAGTCCGGCGAAGTACTCGCGGCAGGTCTCCACGGGCACCCCGCTGGCCAGAGCGGCCTGGGCAGACAGCTGGTCGAGATGGGCCAGTCCCCAGTCGCGCGAAGCGATGAGCGAGGCGTGTGCCCCCAGCGCCGCGTGCACCGGAGTGCGCCGCTGCGCCACCCAGACGGCAAAGACGAACGGGAGCCCCGTCCACCGCTTCCACACCGCCCCGAGGTCCTCGATGAACGGATAGCGCTCGGCCCAAAGTCCCCCGCGACGCGCAGCATCGAACAACGTGAGGGCGGCGTCGCCGATGACAAGGCGCGCGTCGTGTGCCTCGTCGCCGAAACGCGAAATGTCACCCATTTCGGCGTCGCCAGGCACGAACTCGGGGCGGCACTTCCAGACATGCTCGAACAGGAGTTCGAGCAGGTGCACCGACGTCATGCTGCTGCGACTCACGACCACCCGGCGGCCACCGAGATCGCGTGCATCACGCGTGCTGAAGAGCATCACGCTGCGGACTGGTCCGTCACTCGTGATCCCCAGCTCCGGCAACAGCAGGAACTGGTGCGCGTCCCGCGCGTACTCCACAGCCGAGACCACGCTGATGTCGATGTCACCCGTGGCCATGAGGCGGTTGAGCTGCGTCGGCACCCCGTCCACCAACGTCCCATCGAGTGGCACGATGCCGCGCTCGATGGCCCCGTACACCGGGTAGCAGTTGATGTACCGGATGCGTCCTACCCGCAGCGCGGCGCGCCCCGTGTCGCTCATCGTCAGGTCACCGCGGGGACGAGCGCGTCGCCGGGAGCGGTGACGTCCTCGCCCACGTCGTCCACCGCAAACTCACGGATGACCCGGTAGAACGAATCCCGCTCCGCCGGCTGCTTGCCGGCGCCACGAATGAGCTGCAGCAGCTGGGGCAGCGTCATGCCCTGCGGCGTGCTCGCTCCCACGGCATGGTAGATCTTCTCGCGCACGACGGTGCCTTCGATGTCGTTCACGCCGAAGTGCAACGCGATTTGTGAAACGGGGGTGCCCACCATGATCCAGTGGGTCTTGATGTGTTCGAAATTGTCGAGAAAGAGACGCCCCACCGCCAAGTTGCGAAGGTCATCGAAGCCAGTCGTGCTGGTCCCCTGCCGGCCCAGCGTCACCCCGAGTTCGTTGTCGTCGGGGTGATAGGCCAGCGGGATGAACGCGAGAAAGCCGCCGGTCTCATCCTGCAGGGTGCGCAACATGTCGAGGTGCTGCATGCGATCGTCAATCGTCTCCACGTGACCGTAGAGCATCGTGCAGTTGGACCGGATGCCGAGGCGATGCGCCGTGCGGTGCACGTCAATGTACTCGGCCCCGCCCAGCTTCTTGTCGGCAATCTGCTCGCGCACGGCTGCACTGAACGTCTCCGCCCCGCCGCCGGGGAGCGTGTCGAGCCCTGCCTCGCGCAAGGCGAGGAGCACCTCATCCCGGCCCATCTTCTCGATCCGCGCAATGTGCGCAATCTCGACGGCGGTCAACGCCTTGATGTGCACTTGCGGATGACGCGCCTTGAGCGCGCGGAACATCGTGGTGTAGTACGCCAACCCGGCCTGCATGTCGAGGCCGCCGACGATATGGAACTCGCGCGTGATCGTGCCGTCCGCGCGGTCGGATTCCGCAAGGACTTGCTCGAGGGAATACCGGTAGGCGCCCTCTTCTTTCGGCAGGCGCGCATAGCCACAGAAGACGCACGTCTTCCGCAGCACGCAGATGTTGGTGGGGTTGATGTGCTGGTTGGCCGCGAAGGTCACCCGGTCGCCGTGGCGCGCGCGGTTGGCGGCATTGGCCATGGCCCCCACCCCGAGGATGTCGGGGCTGGTGTACAGGGTATGGCCGTCGGCAATCGTGAGGCGCTCGCCGCGCACCAGCTTTTCGCCGATGGGGCGCAGCGCCGGATCGCGCAGCGTGTCGAGGTCGAACGGTACTGCGAGCGGCATCAGGACATATCCAGGCGTCGGCACGGCACCACGCCGCGCGTCATCTCGATATACGCCCCGACGGGCTTACCCGTGCCAGCGTCGGAGCGCGATCGAGACGTTGTGACCGCCGAAGCCGGAGCTGTTGGAGAGCGCGACCTCCACCGGACGCGCCCTAGGCGTGTTCGGCGTGATGTCGAGATCGCAGTCCGGATCGGGCGTGCTGTAGTTGATCGTGGGAGGAATCATACTGTCGCGCACGGCCAGCGCGCAGGCTATGAACTCCACGCCACCGGCCGCGCCGAGCATATGCCCGGTGGCCGACTTGGTCGAACTGACGGAGAGCGCGGACGCATGATCGCCGAACACCGTCTTGATGGCCCGGATTTCGTTCGGATCATTGAGCGGCGTGGAGGTGCCGTGCGCATTGATGTACGTCACCTCGGTGGGTGGCACCCTGCCGTCGGCCATGGCCTTGCGCATGGCGCGCTGCAGCCCCTCGTGCGCTTCCGGCTGGCCGGTGAGGTGGTACGCGTCACCGGTGGCGCCGTACCCCACCACCTCGCCGTAGATGCGCGCCCCGCGCGCGAGCGCATGCTCGAGCACCTCGAGCACCACCACGCCTGCGCCCTCCCCTAGCACGAAGCCGTCGCGCGTGGCGTCGAATGGACGTGACGCGGTGGCCGGCGAATCGTTGCGCTCGGAGAGCGCCGTCATATTGCCGAAGCCACCGATGGCCATGGGCAACACCGACGCCTCCGTACCGCCGCACAGCATCACGTCGGCGTCGCCGTAGGAGATGGTACGGAACGCCTCGCCAATGGCGTGCGCGCTCGTGGCACACGCGGACATCGTGGCGAAATTGGGGCCCTTGGCGTTGAAGCGCATGGACACCACACCGGCCGCGATGTCGGCGATATACATGGGGATAAAGAACGGCGAAATGCGCCGGTTCCCCGACTGCATGAGCACCGAGTGCTGGTCCTCCATCGTGGCCAGCCCACCGATGCCGCTCCCGATGATCACGCCGAAGTCTTCGGGGACGTAGCCCCCCTCCTCTAACCCCGCATCGCGCATGGCCTGCACGGACGCCGCCATGGCGTACTGGGTGAAGAGGTCGGCGCGCTTGGCTTCCTTGCGGTCCATGTACAGCCCCACATCGAAGCCCTTCACCTCACAGGCAAACTTCACCTTGAAGTCCGACGCATCGAACTTGGTGATGAGCGCGCCCCCCGATACTCCGCCCAGCAGCGACTGCCAGGTCGTCGCCACGTCGTTGCCGACGGGCGTGATCGCCCCAAGACCCGTGACGACGACCCGACGCCGCATCAGCCCGCGACCTTCGCCTCGAGGTACGCGATGGCGTCGCCCACGGTACGCAGCTTCTCGGCATCCTCGTCGGGGATGTCGATGTTGAACTCCTTCTCGAACTCCATGACCAGTTCGACGATGTCGAGCGAGTCCGCGCCGAGGTCTTCGATGAAGCTCGCCTCGGGGGTGAGCTTCTCGCGCTCAACGCCGAGTTCCTTCTCGATGATGTCCTTGATCTTCGACGCGTTATCCGACATGGGAACGGTTCCTCTGATGTTGTTGGAGTGAGAATGGAGAACTTAGCCATGGCACGGCGTCTCAGGGAGGCCCTCCCGGGAGAATCCCGCAGGACGGAGCCACCCATGCGCCCGACTACATCACCAGGCCGCCGTCCACCACGAATACCTGCCCGGTGACATAGCCGGTCAGGTCCGACGCGAGCACGAGTACCATGCCCGCCACGTCCTCGGGGGTGCCGAGGCGTTCGAGGGGGATGCCGGCGCTCATGCCGGCCCGAGCCTCGGGGGTCATGGCAGCCGTCATGTCCGTCTCGATAAATCCGGGCGCCACAACGTTGGCCAGGATGTTCCGCGACGCCAGTTCCTTGGCGATCGACTTGGTGAGGCCGATGAGCCCTGCCTTGCTAGCCGCATAATTCGTCTGCCCCTTGTTGCCGATCAGCCCCACGACGCTGGCGACGTTGATGATCCGGCCCCACCGCCGCTTCATCATCCCGCGCGTTGCGGCCCGACAGGTGGCAAAGGCCCCGCGCAGATTCGCGTCGATGACCGCGTTCCAGTCGTCGTCCTTGAGACGCATCAGCAGGTTGTCCCGTGTCAGCCCGGCATTGTTCACCAGAATGTCGAGCTGCCCGAAGTCCCGTTCGACCGCCTCGATCAGCGCCGTGGCCTGGGCAACATCGGCGACATCAGCCGCATAGCCGCGAACCTCGGCACCCGTGGCCGCCGCGAGCTCAGCCGCTGCCGCCTCGGCCTTCGCCAGATCGCGTCCGGTCACCGCCACCCGGGCACCGGCGGCGGCAAGCGTGCTGGCAATGGCGCGCCCGATGCCTCGGGTGGACCCCGTCACGAGCGCCACGCGGCCGCTCAGGTCAATCTTCCGACCAGTGGACATAACGTATTGACCTGTCAGGAGTTCTGTGAAATGAGCGCAACGAACTTCTCCACGTCGGCGACCGTGCCGACTGCCATGGTCTGCACCTCGGGCGCAATGCGACGCGCCAGGCCGGTGAGTACCGCCCCCGTCCCGACCTCCACGAACAGCGCGGACGGATACCGGTCCGCCAGGGTGCGCATGACACGGGTCCACTGCACCGGCGCCGTGAGCTGCAGCAGCAGCAGCTCACGCGCCGTGGCCGCCGTGGTGACCGCCGAGGCGTTGACGTTGGCGACCACCGGAATGACCGGGTCGTGCCACGTTTCGGCCTCGAGCGCACGAGCCAGACCGTCAACGGCCGGGGCCATGAGCGGCGAGTGGAAGGCACCACTGACCGGCAGCGGAAGACACCGCTTGGCGCCGGACTCCTTGGCCAGCTCCATGGCCCGCTCCACGCCGGCCACCTCCCCCGAGATGACCACCTGCTCTTCGCTGTTGTAGTTGGCGGGCACCACCAGCCCGCGCTCCGCGGTCGCCCGGGCGCAGAGGTCATCGATGGGGATGCTCAGGACCCCGAGAATGGCGGCCATGGCTCCGGGACGCGCAACGCCCTGCTCATACATGAGCGAGCCGCGGCGCCGTACGAGGCGCGCGGCGGCCGCCAGGTCGAGCGTGCCCGCAAGGTGATACGCCGAGAACTCACCGAGGGAGTGGCCCGCTGCCGCGACGGCCCGCGTACCGACGGCGTCGCGGACCACGGCCCAAACCGCCGCGCTGTGCGCCAGCAGCGCGGGCTGCGCATTCACGGTTCGCGTCAGCTCGTCGGCGGGTCCTTCGAAGGCGAGGGTCGACAGCGCCGCGCCCACGGCATCGTCGACCGCATGAAAGGCGTCACGCGCCGCAGGGAACGCCTCGTAGAGATCCTTCCCCATGCCGACTTTCTGCGACCCCTGTCCAGGGAGCAGGAACACGAATTCCATGGCCATCGCGATACGAAAGGGCTGAAGTGAGGAGCGGCGCCGAGGCGTCCGCGCCTGACGCGTCTAGAAGCGGGCCACGACCGAGCCCCACGTGAATCCCGCACCGAAGGCCGCAAAGAGCACCGTGCTGCCTTCCCGGATGCGCCCCTGCTCCATGGCGTCGTTCAGCGCAATGGGAATGGACGCGGCGGAGGTGTTGCCGAAGCGATCGACGTTCACGAACACCTTGTCCATGGGGATGCCGGCGTGCTTGGCCGTTGCCTCAATGATGCGGATGTTCGCCTGGTGGGGAATGAGCAGGTCCACATCGGCGGCCGTGATGCGCGCGCTGTCGAGCGCACGATCGGTGGCCTCGGCCATGGAGCGCACCGCATGCTTGAAGACTTCACGACCCGCCATCTGGATGCAGGCGCGGCTCCCGGCTTCCGGTGAGTACGGTTCGGCGCCGCCACCGGCCGGCCGCCACAGCAGCTCGGCCAGAGCCCCATCCGAGCGCATGAACGTGGACTGGATGCCCCTGTCCCGCTTTTCCCCCTTCGCGCGGCGCAGTACGGTGGCCCCTGCGCCGTCAGCAAAGAGAATGCACGTGTTCCGGTCGCTCCAGTCGACGATCGCGCTCAACTTCTCGGCGCCGATAACCAGGACCGTGTCGGCCGCACCGCTCGCGATCATGGAGTCACCAACGATGGCGCCATACAGCCATCCCGAGCAGGCGGAGGCCACATCGAAGGCCGCGGCGCGCGATGCGCCAAGCGCCGTCTGGACTTCGACCGCCTGGGACGGCAGCAAGTGATCGGGCGACGCGGTCCCCACGATGATCACGTCGATCTCGCCGGCGGTTACTCCCGCCTTGGCCATGGCCTGCTGCGACGCCTTGGCGCAGAGCGAGGCGAGGGACTCGTTGGGTTCGCAGATATGACGCTGGCGAATGCCCGTCCGCTCGACGATCCATTCGTCGTTGGTGTCGATGCCCATCGCCGCGATATCGGCGTTGGTGACCACCTTGGCCGGCACGGCGTGCCCGGTCCCGGCAATGTACGAAAACGGTCGCTTCATGAGGCAGTTCCGGAGGGGGACGCCTGCGGCATCGACTCGGCAAGCCGGCGACCGATCTCGTCGGTCATCCCCGACTCGTACGCCCGCAACGCCACCAGGATGGCGTTGCTGATGGCCCGGGGCGAGCTCTTGCCGTGGGAAATGATCGAGACCCCACGTACGCCCAGCAGCGGCGCCCCGCCGTACTCATCGACATCGAGCTGCTTGAGAGAGCCGGCCACCTTGCGCGCGTCCAGGCCGGCCACGTGGGATACCATGCCAATGAGCATGGGGCCAATGCTCTCGTAGAACTTGAGCAGGATGTTGCCGGTGAACCCATCGCAGACGACCACGTCGATGGGGCCGCGATCACAGACGCCGCGCGGCAGGTCTCGCCCCTCGACGTTGCCGAGGAAGTTGAGGCCGGCTCCCAGCAGGCGCTGATGGGCCTCTTTCACCGCCACGTTGCCCTTTTCCGGCTCCTCGCCAATGGACAGCAGGCCGACGGCCGGTTCACTGCGCCCAAGCAGGGCACGCGCGTAGACCGTACCAATGCGCGCAAACTGGACCAACTCCTCAGCGGCGCAATCGACATTGGCGCCAACGTCGAGCACGAGGATAGGGTCCTTGGCGGTTGGGAAGATCGTGCCGATGGCCGGCCGGGTGAGCCCGGCGTGCAGCTTGAGCAGCACAAGTGACGCGGCCATCTGCGCCCCGGTGTTGCCGGCGGAGACGAACGCGTGCGCATGCCCCTCGGCGACGCGCTTGATGCCGACCACCATGGAGCTGTTGGTCTTGCCACGCAACGCGACCGAGGGCTTGTCGGTCATGGTGATCACGTCGGGCGCCTCGACAATGGCAAGGCGCTCACGGACGTGCGACAGACCCTCGAGCTCACCGCCAAGGAGCGCGTCGAGCTCCGCTTCGATAACGGCGGTGGGGCCGACGAGGTCGATGTGGTGTTCGGGGGCGAGCGCGCCGAGCGCCTGCACGGCGCCCGCGATGGGGGCCCGGGGGGCAAAGTCGCCCCCCATGGCATCCACGGCGATGCGCGCCAAGCTTACGCTTCCTGCGCCGTTACCCGCTGCTCGCCCGCATAGTACCCGCATTCCGCGCAAACGCGGTGCGGGCGCTTCGCCGTGCCGCACTGCGGGCACGACTGGATCACGATGGCGGGCGCGGTCTTGTGCGTGTTGCGGGCGCGCTTCCGCCGCTTCGAGGTACGGCGCTTCGGTACGGCCATGGGATGCTGACCTGAACTTTTCGAGACGTAAGGACCGGCAGGCGCTCAGCGCAGATCGCGCAGCGCATCCCACCGGGGATCAGAGGGTGGAGGACAGGTGCAGTCCCCCGCGTTTCGATCAGCGCCGCACGCCGGACAGAGCCCGCGGCAATCGTCACGGCACAGCGCGAATGACGGAACGGCCAGCAGCCACTCCTCGCGCATCGCCGGACGCAGATCGAGTTCTCGCACACCTGCAGGAATCACGACCACATCGTCTTCCCCCGCCTCGTCCACACCGGACTCGGCGAAGATCAACTGCACGTCGTCGGACACCGATACACTCGCTTCGGCCAGACACCGCCGGCACTCCGCGAGTGCTGTACCTTCGAAATGGCCGCTGAAGTAAAAACGACCGTGTCCCGCAGCGGAGAGACGGCCTGTCACGTGCACCCCGGGATCGACCGGACGCGACTCACCTGCCTCCCACACGGAATCCCCGGCATCGAGCCAATCGTCGACGACCTCTGCACGGGCTTCCAGACCGCGGATGTCAAAGCACAGCATAGCCGTGTAACGTAGAACGCCAGCCCCCGACACACAAGGGCTGGCGCTACTTTTCGCTCCGCGTCCGGTGGAGACAAGTGTCGCCACCGTGCGGAGTTAGCTGGCAGCCACCGCGGTGGGCTCACGCCGACCGGTGGCGCCCGCCTCTTCAGGCGATGACGTCGGCTTCGGCGAAGAAGAACCGCGCTTCGCGCGCCGCGTTCTCGTCGGAGTCGGAGGCGTGGATGGCATTCTTCCCCTTCGATTCGGCGTACAGCTTCCGCACCGTCCCTTCCGCCGCTTCCGCCGGGTCCGTGGCACCGATCGCAGTGCGCAGGGCTGCCACCGCGTCGTCCTTCTCGAGGATCAGGGGCATGCACGGGCCACTGGTCATGAACTCCACCAGTTCGCCGTAAAACGGACGGGCCGCGTGCACTTCGTAAAAGGCGCCTGCCTGCGCCGTGGTCAGGTGCATGACGCGAGCGGCCTTCACCTGAAAGCCCTGACGCTCGAGCAGCGCAATGATGTTGCCCGCGTTGCCGGCGGCAAAGGCGTCGGGCTTGACGATGGTAAGAGTGCGGCGACCAGCCATGGTCCGGGAGGGGTCGAATGGTGAACACAGGCGCCAGAAGCACGGCGCGGCGGGAGCCAAAGCCCCCGCCGCGCGCAAGATAACCAGAGCGGACGCCGAAGAAAGCGGCGCCCGCCACAAGACCGTCACCCCAGACGGGCCTGGATCAGCTCCACGAAGTCGACCGGGCGCTGGGCCACGCCCATTCCGGCGGCCTTGAAGGCGTCGATCTTCTCGGCGGCCGTACCGGCCGAGCCCGAGATGATGGCGCCCGCGTGACCCATGCGGCGGCCCGGCGGGGCCGTCTGACCGGCGATGAACCCCACGACCGGCTTGGTCATGTGGTTCTTCACGAAGTCGGCGGCTTCCTGTTCGTCGGTGCCACCAATTTCGCCCATCATGGCGACGGCCTTCGTCTTCGGATCCTTCTCGAACGCCGCAAGGCAGTCGATGAAGTTGGTGCCGTTGATCGGGTCACCACCGATGCCAACGCACGTGCTCTGGCCGATGCCAGCCTTGGTGAGCGCGTTCACGACTTCGTAGGTGAGCGTGCCGGAGCGGCTGACCACACCCACCGGACCGGGCGCGCAGATGCGGCCGGGGATGATCCCCACCTTGCTTTCCCCCGGCGTGATGAGCCCCGGGCAGTTGGGGCCAAGCAGACGCGCGCCATGCTCCTTCACGAAGGGATACACCTTCGTCATGTCGAGGACCGGCACGCCTTCAGTAATGCAGACGATGAACTTCACGCCCGCCGCCGCGGCTTCCATGATCGCATCGGCCGCGTACATGGGCGGGACGTAGATCACCGAGGTGTTGGCGCCGGTCGCCTGCACCGCATCGTGCACGGTGTCGAAAATGGGCGCGGTGCCTTCGAACGTCTGGCCACCCTTGCCCGGGGTCACGCCGGCCACGACCTGCGTCCCGTATTCGATCATCTGCTTGGCATGGAACGAACCGTCGCGGCCCGTGATGCCCTGCACCACCAGCTTGGTGCTCTTGTCGATGAAGATGCTCACGCCGCACCTCCCGTGGTGGCGAGTTCCACGGCGCGCTGCACGGCCGAGTCCATGTCGCTCGACGCCGAGAAG
This genomic stretch from Gemmatimonas sp. harbors:
- a CDS encoding menaquinone biosynthesis protein → MSDTGRAALRVGRIRYINCYPVYGAIERGIVPLDGTLVDGVPTQLNRLMATGDIDISVVSAVEYARDAHQFLLLPELGITSDGPVRSVMLFSTRDARDLGGRRVVVSRSSMTSVHLLELLFEHVWKCRPEFVPGDAEMGDISRFGDEAHDARLVIGDAALTLFDAARRGGLWAERYPFIEDLGAVWKRWTGLPFVFAVWVAQRRTPVHAALGAHASLIASRDWGLAHLDQLSAQAALASGVPVETCREYFAGLDYRLSYPHLAGLTEFFRRLVLAGRVPDGTLAFLPAA
- a CDS encoding CofH family radical SAM protein, translated to MPLAVPFDLDTLRDPALRPIGEKLVRGERLTIADGHTLYTSPDILGVGAMANAANRARHGDRVTFAANQHINPTNICVLRKTCVFCGYARLPKEEGAYRYSLEQVLAESDRADGTITREFHIVGGLDMQAGLAYYTTMFRALKARHPQVHIKALTAVEIAHIARIEKMGRDEVLLALREAGLDTLPGGGAETFSAAVREQIADKKLGGAEYIDVHRTAHRLGIRSNCTMLYGHVETIDDRMQHLDMLRTLQDETGGFLAFIPLAYHPDDNELGVTLGRQGTSTTGFDDLRNLAVGRLFLDNFEHIKTHWIMVGTPVSQIALHFGVNDIEGTVVREKIYHAVGASTPQGMTLPQLLQLIRGAGKQPAERDSFYRVIREFAVDDVGEDVTAPGDALVPAVT
- the fabF gene encoding beta-ketoacyl-ACP synthase II, which codes for MRRRVVVTGLGAITPVGNDVATTWQSLLGGVSGGALITKFDASDFKVKFACEVKGFDVGLYMDRKEAKRADLFTQYAMAASVQAMRDAGLEEGGYVPEDFGVIIGSGIGGLATMEDQHSVLMQSGNRRISPFFIPMYIADIAAGVVSMRFNAKGPNFATMSACATSAHAIGEAFRTISYGDADVMLCGGTEASVLPMAIGGFGNMTALSERNDSPATASRPFDATRDGFVLGEGAGVVVLEVLEHALARGARIYGEVVGYGATGDAYHLTGQPEAHEGLQRAMRKAMADGRVPPTEVTYINAHGTSTPLNDPNEIRAIKTVFGDHASALSVSSTKSATGHMLGAAGGVEFIACALAVRDSMIPPTINYSTPDPDCDLDITPNTPRARPVEVALSNSSGFGGHNVSIALRRWHG
- a CDS encoding acyl carrier protein; this translates as MSDNASKIKDIIEKELGVEREKLTPEASFIEDLGADSLDIVELVMEFEKEFNIDIPDEDAEKLRTVGDAIAYLEAKVAG
- the fabG gene encoding 3-oxoacyl-[acyl-carrier-protein] reductase, with amino-acid sequence MSTGRKIDLSGRVALVTGSTRGIGRAIASTLAAAGARVAVTGRDLAKAEAAAAELAAATGAEVRGYAADVADVAQATALIEAVERDFGQLDILVNNAGLTRDNLLMRLKDDDWNAVIDANLRGAFATCRAATRGMMKRRWGRIINVASVVGLIGNKGQTNYAASKAGLIGLTKSIAKELASRNILANVVAPGFIETDMTAAMTPEARAGMSAGIPLERLGTPEDVAGMVLVLASDLTGYVTGQVFVVDGGLVM
- the fabD gene encoding ACP S-malonyltransferase; the encoded protein is MAMEFVFLLPGQGSQKVGMGKDLYEAFPAARDAFHAVDDAVGAALSTLAFEGPADELTRTVNAQPALLAHSAAVWAVVRDAVGTRAVAAAGHSLGEFSAYHLAGTLDLAAAARLVRRRGSLMYEQGVARPGAMAAILGVLSIPIDDLCARATAERGLVVPANYNSEEQVVISGEVAGVERAMELAKESGAKRCLPLPVSGAFHSPLMAPAVDGLARALEAETWHDPVIPVVANVNASAVTTAATARELLLLQLTAPVQWTRVMRTLADRYPSALFVEVGTGAVLTGLARRIAPEVQTMAVGTVADVEKFVALISQNS
- a CDS encoding beta-ketoacyl-ACP synthase III, which codes for MKRPFSYIAGTGHAVPAKVVTNADIAAMGIDTNDEWIVERTGIRQRHICEPNESLASLCAKASQQAMAKAGVTAGEIDVIIVGTASPDHLLPSQAVEVQTALGASRAAAFDVASACSGWLYGAIVGDSMIASGAADTVLVIGAEKLSAIVDWSDRNTCILFADGAGATVLRRAKGEKRDRGIQSTFMRSDGALAELLWRPAGGGAEPYSPEAGSRACIQMAGREVFKHAVRSMAEATDRALDSARITAADVDLLIPHQANIRIIEATAKHAGIPMDKVFVNVDRFGNTSAASIPIALNDAMEQGRIREGSTVLFAAFGAGFTWGSVVARF
- the plsX gene encoding phosphate acyltransferase PlsX; its protein translation is MARIAVDAMGGDFAPRAPIAGAVQALGALAPEHHIDLVGPTAVIEAELDALLGGELEGLSHVRERLAIVEAPDVITMTDKPSVALRGKTNSSMVVGIKRVAEGHAHAFVSAGNTGAQMAASLVLLKLHAGLTRPAIGTIFPTAKDPILVLDVGANVDCAAEELVQFARIGTVYARALLGRSEPAVGLLSIGEEPEKGNVAVKEAHQRLLGAGLNFLGNVEGRDLPRGVCDRGPIDVVVCDGFTGNILLKFYESIGPMLIGMVSHVAGLDARKVAGSLKQLDVDEYGGAPLLGVRGVSIISHGKSSPRAISNAILVALRAYESGMTDEIGRRLAESMPQASPSGTAS
- the rpmF gene encoding 50S ribosomal protein L32, with protein sequence MAVPKRRTSKRRKRARNTHKTAPAIVIQSCPQCGTAKRPHRVCAECGYYAGEQRVTAQEA
- a CDS encoding DUF177 domain-containing protein; amino-acid sequence: MLCFDIRGLEARAEVVDDWLDAGDSVWEAGESRPVDPGVHVTGRLSAAGHGRFYFSGHFEGTALAECRRCLAEASVSVSDDVQLIFAESGVDEAGEDDVVVIPAGVRELDLRPAMREEWLLAVPSFALCRDDCRGLCPACGADRNAGDCTCPPPSDPRWDALRDLR
- the ndk gene encoding nucleoside-diphosphate kinase produces the protein MAGRRTLTIVKPDAFAAGNAGNIIALLERQGFQVKAARVMHLTTAQAGAFYEVHAARPFYGELVEFMTSGPCMPLILEKDDAVAALRTAIGATDPAEAAEGTVRKLYAESKGKNAIHASDSDENAAREARFFFAEADVIA
- the sucD gene encoding succinate--CoA ligase subunit alpha, producing the protein MSIFIDKSTKLVVQGITGRDGSFHAKQMIEYGTQVVAGVTPGKGGQTFEGTAPIFDTVHDAVQATGANTSVIYVPPMYAADAIMEAAAAGVKFIVCITEGVPVLDMTKVYPFVKEHGARLLGPNCPGLITPGESKVGIIPGRICAPGPVGVVSRSGTLTYEVVNALTKAGIGQSTCVGIGGDPINGTNFIDCLAAFEKDPKTKAVAMMGEIGGTDEQEAADFVKNHMTKPVVGFIAGQTAPPGRRMGHAGAIISGSAGTAAEKIDAFKAAGMGVAQRPVDFVELIQARLG